Proteins encoded in a region of the Perognathus longimembris pacificus isolate PPM17 chromosome 11, ASM2315922v1, whole genome shotgun sequence genome:
- the Rab29 gene encoding ras-related protein Rab-7L1 isoform X3, translated as MTRLYYRDASACVIMFDVTNATSFSNSQRWKQDLDSKLTLPNGELVPCLLLANKCDLYPWAVSRDQIDRFSKENGFTGWTETSVKENKNINEAMKVLIEKMMNNSREDTMSLSTQGSYINLKTKSSSSWTCC; from the exons ATGACACGACTATACTATCGAGATGCCTCTGCTTGTGTTATTATGTTTGATGTCACCAATGCCACTAGCTTCAGTAACAgccagagatggaaacaggatcTGGACAGCAAGCTTACACTGCCCAATGGAGAGCTAGTACCCTGCCTGCTCTTGGCCAATAAG TGTGATCTGTACCCTTGGGCTGTGAGCCGAGACCAGATCGACCGGTTCAGTAAAGAGAATGGTTTCACAGGTTGGACAGAAACATCTGTGAAGGAGAACAAAAATATTAACGAGGCCATGAA agtCCTCATTGAAAAGATGATGAACAATTCCAGAGAAGATACTATGTCATTGTCCACCCAAGGGAGCTACATCAATCTAAAAACCAAATCCTCCTCCAGTTGGACCTGCTGCTAG